AGTCGGCTTCGAAAACCAAGTCTAAATCCAAACCGAAAACTAAATCCAAACCGAAAGCCAAAGCCAAAGCCAAGCCCAAAACCCCGAAGAAAACCGAGAAATACGAGCGGGGCACGCGCAGTTACGCCATGTCGCACATCCGCGGCAAAGACACGAAAATCGAGGTCCTGGTGCGCAAGTATCTCTTCGCGCGGGGGCTGCGCTTCCGCAAGAACGACAAGCGCTACCCGGGCCATCCCGACGTGGTGCTGCCCAAATGGCGCGCGATGGTGTTCGTCAACGGCTGCTTCTGGCACATGCACGAGGGCTGCTCGAAATACCGTCTGCCGAAGTCGAATGTGGAGTTCTGGACCGCCAAGCTGCTACGCAACCACAGCCGAGACATCACGCAGAAGGCGGAGCTTGAGTCGCAGGGGTGGCGCGTCATCGTCGTCTGGGAATGCGAGCTGTCCAAGGCCAGGCGCGACGAGACGCTCGAGAAGCTCTATCGCCGGATCGTCGGCGAGGATAGTGACGAGGGTGGTCGCGGAAATGCCTTGTCTATCGGCGACGAGAAGAATGCAGACGTGGGTAAAGTCGCTTACGGCGACAAGGATGACGAAGAGGTGGAAGTTTGATTCAAGCCCGTTAACGCGTTAGCCAATACAGTACTTATATGGCTCGCAAGGGTTGAACGTCCTGTCGGTTGATCGAATCTACCGTTATTACCAAGCGAGTCAAGCTGGATTGCAGGAGTTTAAGTAGGTGCCTCAAGCGTTAAGTGGGTACCTGTTGCGCTGGAATTCGAAGAGAAAATCCTTGTTTTGGGCAATTTAGGCTTCGCTGGGCACCCACTTAACCTTCAAAGCACCCACTTTACGATTTTGGAGATAAGGAGCAGGCTAACCGCGCGCCTTTTGCAGATTCTCGAGCTCGGTGCGGGCTTTGTGCAGTTTCGCGTAGATCTCGTTGCGCTTGGCCGGGGTCTTGGCGCGCTGATGGTCGCCTTCCAGCTTCTCGATCTGTGCGCTGAGTTGGGCGGCCCGAGCTTGCGTCGCGATTCTCTCGTCGAGGTTCTCGCCGTCCTCGTCGCCAAGAATCACCTGTGCGCTCAGGCTTTGCCACACCTCGTCGAGGCTGGAACCATTGACCGTGAGCCGTGCGCTCGCCGTCGGCATCCACGGGCTGGTGAACGTGGTGGCCTGCGCCTGTTCCTGACGGCCGGCTTTGGCGGGAGCCGCGTGCTGGAGCGCGAAGAGGCATTGCTGGCCTTCGACTCCCGAACCCGCGGTCGGGTTTGCGCTCGCATCGGTCTTCGCGGCGCCCTTCCCGTCCCCGTCGCGTACGCACACGAACAGAATATTGGACGCCGAGCGAAGCCTGGCGATATGCTCCATGACCTCCACCGGCGCTTCGGCGCACAGCTGGCGCAGCCCGATGACCAGGATCTCGCGGACCTTCGCCCCGGCCTCCACATGGATCGTCTCGGGCCGCAGCAGGGCCAGCATCGTGATGCTTTCGATGTCGTTGATGAACCGCTGCTTGAGCCTGGAGGAGACGGCGCCCCTCGCGTAGAACATCTGCTTGGGCAACGTGCCTTTCGCCTCCGCGATCGCGCAGGAGGCGGGCAGCCCCAATCCGGGCGCGGACACGGAACCGCAATGTGCAACAGTCATCGTCGACCCTCCTTCGATCCGGCGGCAAAGCGACCGGTTCGTCAATCGGATATTCCAGATATTGCGCCCAGTCTAGCGGAAGCGTCTGGATTGTTCCGGTTCTTGTCCATCACCGCTCGATTGCCGCTCGATTGCCGTTCGATTGCCGTTCGATTGCCGCCCACCACCTCTCCATCGCCGCTCCATCGCGGCGCGCGCTATGCCGAATGCTCGCGTTCCTTCTTGTCCGGTTCTCCGGAATCGTCTGATTGCCTTCGTCCGAGCTGACGCAGCTCCTTGGGTGTGAAGTCGTAGCGCCGTTGGAAGGCATAGTTCAGGCTCGCCTTGTTCGGGAACCCCGAGGAATCGGATATGTCCGCGAGGGGGATGGTGGAGGTGAGGACCTTGGCATAGGCGTCCTGCAGGCGCAGTTCCGTGAGGTATTCCTTGAAGCTGTTCCCCGTCGCCTTCTTGAACAGACGGCTGAAGTGCTCGCGGCTGTAGCCGAACTGCTCGGCCACGAAATTCTCGTTGAGTGGCTCGGTGTAGTGGGCGTTGAGGTAGCCGATGATCGCCTGGATGATATTGCGTCCGCGGCGGATCTCCTCGGGCCGGCGGACGTCGTAGGCGAAGTTCCGGTAGAGCAGCGCCAGCATTTCGTAGAGTGCGGCGTTGAGCAGAAAACCGCTGTCGTGCTTTTTCGATGTGGCTTGCTCCGTCACGGTCGTGATCAGCTCGTTGAGCCTCTCCCTGTCGTCGTCGCTGGCTTTGGGCGCGTCGATATCGAAGAGATACCTGTCGGCGAACGGATAGAGCCGGTTGACGATATCGGCGTTG
This Bifidobacterium sp. ESL0790 DNA region includes the following protein-coding sequences:
- a CDS encoding very short patch repair endonuclease; amino-acid sequence: MSHIRGKDTKIEVLVRKYLFARGLRFRKNDKRYPGHPDVVLPKWRAMVFVNGCFWHMHEGCSKYRLPKSNVEFWTAKLLRNHSRDITQKAELESQGWRVIVVWECELSKARRDETLEKLYRRIVGEDSDEGGRGNALSIGDEKNADVGKVAYGDKDDEEVEV
- a CDS encoding DUF4391 domain-containing protein; this translates as MTVAHCGSVSAPGLGLPASCAIAEAKGTLPKQMFYARGAVSSRLKQRFINDIESITMLALLRPETIHVEAGAKVREILVIGLRQLCAEAPVEVMEHIARLRSASNILFVCVRDGDGKGAAKTDASANPTAGSGVEGQQCLFALQHAAPAKAGRQEQAQATTFTSPWMPTASARLTVNGSSLDEVWQSLSAQVILGDEDGENLDERIATQARAAQLSAQIEKLEGDHQRAKTPAKRNEIYAKLHKARTELENLQKARG
- a CDS encoding AraC family transcriptional regulator, with product MDARQDTPRAHKIITSDYLEEKVYPEEYPALVIVHNNSHREVPTHWHRGMEIAHAISGNLLFTVGAKKHTVRAGETLLISPYDIHGAVIRDPYKGISITFNADIVNRLYPFADRYLFDIDAPKASDDDRERLNELITTVTEQATSKKHDSGFLLNAALYEMLALLYRNFAYDVRRPEEIRRGRNIIQAIIGYLNAHYTEPLNENFVAEQFGYSREHFSRLFKKATGNSFKEYLTELRLQDAYAKVLTSTIPLADISDSSGFPNKASLNYAFQRRYDFTPKELRQLGRRQSDDSGEPDKKEREHSA